The Oncorhynchus gorbuscha isolate QuinsamMale2020 ecotype Even-year unplaced genomic scaffold, OgorEven_v1.0 Un_scaffold_2451, whole genome shotgun sequence genome includes a window with the following:
- the LOC124025790 gene encoding zinc finger protein 239-like, which translates to MTFPDFGSLKAHKQTHKTGRESGSGPPYSCTQCGKIFTQACNLKVHQRVHQAEGLHLCSHCGKGFTSFSDLKRHKCSQTTDKPYCCSICGNKFSRLWNLKLHQRIHTQEKPHRCTMCDKSFTRADILKVHLRIHTGERPYCCAVCGLRFKRLDHLKLHQRKHRPDLLN; encoded by the coding sequence ATGACCTTCCCAGACTTTGGTTCCCTCAAGGCCCACAAGCAGACACACAAAACTGGTAGAGAGTCAGGGTCTGGGCCTCCGTACTCCTGCACCCAGTGTGGTAAGATCTTCACTCAGGCCTGCAACCTCAAGGTCCACCAGCGGGTCCACCAGGCAGAGGGACTCCACCTCTGCAGCCACTGCGGCAAGGGCTTCACCTCCTTCTCCGACCTGAAGAGGCATAAGTGCAGCCAGACCACAGACAAGCCCTACTGCTGCTCCATCTGTGGGAACAAATTCAGTCGGCTCTGGAACCTCAAGCTGCATCAGCGCATTCACACGCAGGAGAAACCCCACCGCTGCACTATGTGTGACAAGAGCTTCACACGCGCAGACATTTTGAAAGTGCACCTGCGCATCCACACCGGGGAGAGACCTTACTGCTGCGCTGTGTGTGGACTCCGCTTCAAACGACTGGACCATCTGAAGTTGCACCAGCGCAAACACAGGCCAGATCTCCTGAACTGA